The following coding sequences are from one Aedes aegypti strain LVP_AGWG unplaced genomic scaffold, AaegL5.0 Primary Assembly AGWG_AaegL5_hic_scaff_1950_PBJ_arrow, whole genome shotgun sequence window:
- the LOC110680875 gene encoding uncharacterized protein LOC110680875: protein MYKILSEAAKGISVKNLEALGKLAKVRPSSSSSTSKDHGLTDFSKKKACKEKVCRQRPPLPPLEKKPESYSETSKTWHTCPEPAKPKKFSCDDIQPQRVPRRSKLQVATKTPCMEPPPTLQAPNCFKVKTQLCPRTSMPGCGKARIPPRCEPKKVARDCIRAKPPFPSFSECFKFPFLPPPRSECTCLTEKKICQ from the coding sequence ATGTATAAAATTCTAAGTGAAGCTGCCAAGGGAATTTCTGTGAAAAATTTAGAAGCGCTCGGGAAGCTCGCAAAAGTGCGTCCCTCGTCGTCGTCATCCACAAGCAAGGATCACGGCCTAACCGATTTTAGCAAGAAGAAAGCTTGTAAAGAAAAAGTTTGCCGGCAACGGCCGCCCCTGCCACCCCTGGAAAAGAAGCCTGAATCTTACAGTGAAACATCCAAAACGTGGCACACCTGTCCGGAACCTgcaaaaccgaagaaattctccTGCGATGACATCCAACCACAGCGGGTCCCACGGAGATCGAAGCTTCAAGTCGCGACCAAAACTCCCTGCATGGAACCCCCACCTACCTTGCAAGCTCCCAATTGCTTCAAAGTGAAAACCCAGCTCTGCCCGCGAACTTCGATGCCCGGCTGCGGGAAAGCTAGAATTCCTCCCCGTTGCGAACCGAAAAAGGTGGCCCGAGATTGCATCAGAGCGAAGCCACCGTTTCCTTCGTTTTCGGAATGCTTCAAATTTCCGTTTCTGCCTCCACCCCGGTCAGAATGTACCTGCCTGACGGAGAAGAAAATTTGTCAGTGA
- the LOC5570643 gene encoding isochorismatase domain-containing protein 1 gives MARQITKLGYLDAKKTLFMLCDLQDKFRPGMKMFDPVIKNTSKLLQAGKALDVPLIVTEHYPEKLGHIVKDLDIKHAKGIYAKTLFSMMTPEVHNKIKELFPNNLETVVLFGLESHICVEQTAMDLLDNGYAVHVVADCSLSRTLEDRKLALERLKQYGCFVSTSENVIFKLMRDKQHPAFDSVKGLVREPSVDTELSKL, from the exons ATGGCTCGTCAAATCACTAAGCTTGGTTATTTGGACGCCAAGAAAACCCTGTTTATGTTATGCGATCTGCAGGATAAATTCCGACCCGGCATGAAGATGTTCGACCCTGTGATTAAGAACACCAGCAAGTTG CTTCAGGCTGGAAAAGCATTGGACGTCCCATTGATTGTAACTGAACATTATCCGGAGAAGCTGGGTCATATCGTTAAGGACTTGGACATCAAACATGCTAAAGGAATTTACGCAAAGACTCTATTCAGCATGATGACTCCAGAAGTTCATAATAAGATCAAGGAACTATTCCCAAACAATCTGGAAACCGTTGTTCTCTTCGGACTTGAATCGCACATTTGTGTGGAACAAACGGCTATGGATTTGCTGGATAATGGATATGCCGTCCATGTGGTGGCCGATTGTTCCTTGTCACGCACACTGGAGGACCGCAAATTGGCTCTGGAACGTCTGAAGCAATATGGATGTTTCGTGTCTACTagtgaaaatgttattttcaaactaaTGAGAGACAAGCAGCACCCAGCCTTTGACAGTGTTAAGGGTTTAGTACGTGAGCCATCAGTAGATACCGAACTATCGAAATTGTGA